One Salvelinus namaycush isolate Seneca chromosome 4, SaNama_1.0, whole genome shotgun sequence genomic window carries:
- the LOC120046104 gene encoding LLGL scribble cell polarity complex component 2-like isoform X3, which translates to MKRFRRHGQESHRDRIKQELYGFNKTVEHGFPHQPSALVFSPSLQLLAIGTRSGAIKLYGAPGVEFMGLHDENAAVTQVHFLPQQVDLVTLLDDNSLHMWTLRAHQGVSELLEIGRFTLTGPPGAPPSVTRVTAVLTHSSGDLLFLGTEGGHVFVVEVPGFRELEERNISLENVTNSLPEDYGGRRSLEHVESLQENPVNPRQVLIGYGRGMMVIWDLERQSAVKHIPATQQLESVWWTEDGGHVLSSHSDGSYCRWMVAGEGTQSEQEKSEVPYGHFPCKAISKIIQLPTEQGPPFLFLSGGMPRASYGDRHCISVIHSKTHVALDFTSRIIDFFVIRDGPDHTGDPSALVVLVEEELVVIDLQTEGWPVIQTPYLVPLHCSAITCSHHVSAIPLKLWERVLSAGALQNTHYSKKPWPITGGQNLSPDAPQRDLLLTGHEDGTVRFWDASGVCLYPMYKLSTAGVFLTDAEPNDNMNQGTEGEWPPFRKVGCFDPYSDDPRLGVQKIHLCKYSGYLTVAGTAGQILVLELNDEAAEQTVEATVADLLQGQEGFRWKGHTRLEVKEEPVMFPPGFQPFALVQCQPPAVVTALTLHSEWKLVTFGTSHGFGLYDYQQKNTVLVRCTLNPSDQLAMEGPLSRVKSIKKSLRQSFRRIRRSRVSLRKHHVNSAAKVQEANARLEAELAEMELAPVQRKIEARSSDDSFTGLVRTLYFADTFLSDSSHHTPSLWAGTNGGSVLAYQLRLPPVERRAEDPVSAHPAKEIQLMHRAPVVGIVVLDGHGSPLPEPLEVAHDLARSADMQGCHQLLVISEEQFKVFTLPKVSAKMKLKLTAIDGSRVRRVGVAWFGSSRSEDYGESGLTVLTNQGDLHVVSLPGVKLQVQYPCIRREDVSGIASCVFTKHGQGFYLISPSEFERFSLSARCVVEPRSLVEVPSQTPSTTLPRAQPDGPSVAHRNSTRATDDVEGSARRVMEHALLNDETTHDHPTARFIITNLTHGNCQSSLCVCGLTCSFLTAVLQEIQKSLEGYQP; encoded by the exons ATGAAGAGGTTTAGGAGACATGGACAGGAGTCCCACAGAGATCGGATCAAACAGGAGCTCTATGGGTTCAACAAG ACGGTGGAACATGGTTTTCCCCACCAGCCCAGTGCTCTGGTCTTCAGTCCCAGTCTACAGCTCCTGGCCATCGGCACACGCTCCGGCGCCATCAAACT TTATGGGGCTCCAGGTGTAGAGTTCATGGGTCTACATGATGAGAACGCTGCCGTCACACAGGTCCACTTCTTACCACAGCAG GTTGACTTGGTCACTCTGTTGGATGACAACAGTCTCCACATGTGGACCCTCAGAGCTCACCAAGGAGTCTCTGAGCTGCTGGAGATAGGACGCTTCACACTTACTGGACCCCCGGG GGCTCCTCCCAGTGTGACTCGTGTGACGGCGGTGCTGACCCACTCCTCTGGGGACCTGTTGTTTCTGGGAACAGAGGGGGGACACGTGTTCGTGGTGGAGGTACCGGGCTTCAGAGAACTAGAggagaggaacattagcctgGAGAATGTCaccaacag TTTACCAGAGGACTATGGAGGTCGTAGGAGCTTGGAGCATGTCGAGTCCTTACAGGAGAATCCTGTCAACCCACGCCAGGTTCTGATTGGCTACGGACGAGGCATGATGGTCATCTGGGACCTGGAGCGCCAATCAGCCGTCAAACACATCCCCGCTACTCAG CAACTAGAGAGCGTGTGGTGGACGGAGGACGGCGGCCATGTTCTCAGTTCCCATAGCGACGGGAGCTACTGTCGCTGGATGGTGGCCGGGGAGGGGACACAGAGCGAACAGGAGAAGTCCGAAGTACCGTACG GCCACTTCCCCTGTAAGGCCATCTCTAAAATCATCCAGCTCCCTACTGAACAAGG GCCTCCGTTCCTGTTCCTCAGTGGCGGCATGCCCCGGGCCAGCTACGGAGACAGACACTGTATCAGTGTGATCCACAGTAAAACACACGTGGCTCTGGACTTCACCTCCAGAATCATCGACTTCTTCGTCATCAGAGACGGACCAGACCATACAG gCGACCCCAGTGCGTTGGTGGTCTTAGTAGAAGAGGAGTTGGTAGTGATAGATCTTCAGACTGAAGGGTGGCCAGTCATCCAGACTCCGTACCTGGTCCCTCTCCACTGCTCGGCCATCACCTGCTCCCACCATGTCTCTGCTATACCCCTGAAGCTGTGGGAGAGGGTCCTGTCTGCCGGAGCACTGCAGAACACACACTACTCTAAGAAG cCGTGGCCTATAACAGGAGGACAGAACCTGTCTCCCGACGCTCCTCAGCGAGACCTACTTCTCACAGG gcaCGAGGACGGTACGGTCCGATTCTGGGATGCGTCAGGAGTCTGTCTGTACCCCATGTACAAGCTGAGCACGGCAGGGGTGTTCCTCACTGACGCAGAACCCAATGACAACATGAACCAGGGCACGGAGGGAGAGTGGCCACCTTTCAGAAAG GTGGGTTGTTTTGACCCGTACAGTGACGACCCTCGCCTGGGCGTTCAGAAGATCCACCTGTGTAAATACAGCGGTTACCTGACTGTAGCTGGCACCGCTGGACAG ATCCTGGTGTTAGAGCTGAATGATGAGGCAGCGGAACAGACGGTGGAAGCCACGGTAGCTGACCTGTTACAGGGACAGGAGGGCTTCCGCTGGAAG GGCCACACGCGTCTGGAGGTGAAGGAGGAGCCGGTGATGTTCCCCCCAGGATTCCAGCCCTTTGCCCTGGTCCAGTGTCAGCCTCCGGCCGTGGTCACCGCCCTCACCCTGCACTCTGAGTGGAAACTAGTGACCTTCGGGACCAGCCACGGCTTCGGACTCTACGACTACCAGCAGAAAAACACCGTCCTCGTCAG GTGTACTCTGAACCCCAGTGACCAGCTGGCTATGGAAGGGCCTCTGTCCAGAGTAAAGAGCATTAAGAAGTCTCTCCGTCAGTCCTTCAGGAGGATCAGACGCAGCCGAGTGTCTTTACGCAAACACCACGTCAACAGCGCTGCtaag gTGCAGGAGGCCAATGCTCGTCTGGAGGCTGAGCTAGCAGAGATGGAGTTAGCTCCTGTTCAGAGAAAGATAGAGGCTCGATCCTCAGACGACTCCTTCACCGGCCTCGTTCGCACGCTGTACTTCGCTGACACCTTCCTCTCAgaca GCTCCCATCACACGCCCTCTCTCTGGGCAGGGACCAATGGGGGCTCGGTATTAGCCTACCAGCTCCGCCTACCGCCTGTGGAACGCAGAGCAGAGGACCCCGTCTCCGCCCACCCTG ctaaGGAGATCCAGCTGATGCACCGTGCTCCAGTAGTGGGCATCGTGGTGTTGGACGGCCACGGTTCCCCTCTGCCTGAGCCCCTGGAGGTGGCACATGACCTGGCCCGCTCAGCTGACATGCAGGGCTGCCACCAGCTACTGGTCATATCCGAGGAACAGTTTaag GTGTTCACCCTGCCCAAGGTGAGCGCTAAGATGAAGTTAAAGCTCACCGCCATCGATGGTTCGCGCGTGCGCAGGGTGGGCGTGGCCTGGTTCGGCAGCAGCCGCTCGGAGGACTATGGTGAGAGCGGCCTCACCGTCCTGACCAATCAGGGAGACCTCCACGTGGTGTCGTTGCCGGGGGTGAAATTGCAGGTCCAGTACCCCTGTATCCGCAGAGAGGACGTCAGCGGCATCGCATCCTGTGTCTTCACCAAACACGGACAGG gTTTCTACCTGATCTCTCCGTCTGAGTTTGAGCGTTTCTCTCTGTCCGCTCGCTGTGTGGTGGAGCCCAGGTCTCTAGTGGAGGTGCCCTCCCAGACACCCAGCACCACCCTGCCTCGGGCGCAGCCTGACGGGCCGTCTGTGGCGCACAG AAATTCCACGCGGGCCACCGATGACGTGG AGGGCTCTGCTAGACGTGTGATGGAGCATGCTTTGCTGAATGACGAGA CAACCCACGACCACCCTACCGCACGTTTCATCATAACCAACTTAACTCATGGCAACTGTCAATcgtcattgtgtgtctgtggtctgaCCTGTTCGTTCCTTACAGCGGTGCTTCAGGAGATCCAGAAATCTCTAGAAGGATACCAGCCGTGA
- the LOC120046104 gene encoding LLGL scribble cell polarity complex component 2-like isoform X1, which produces MKRFRRHGQESHRDRIKQELYGFNKTVEHGFPHQPSALVFSPSLQLLAIGTRSGAIKLYGAPGVEFMGLHDENAAVTQVHFLPQQVDLVTLLDDNSLHMWTLRAHQGVSELLEIGRFTLTGPPGAPPSVTRVTAVLTHSSGDLLFLGTEGGHVFVVEVPGFRELEERNISLENVTNSLPEDYGGRRSLEHVESLQENPVNPRQVLIGYGRGMMVIWDLERQSAVKHIPATQQLESVWWTEDGGHVLSSHSDGSYCRWMVAGEGTQSEQEKSEVPYGHFPCKAISKIIQLPTEQGPPFLFLSGGMPRASYGDRHCISVIHSKTHVALDFTSRIIDFFVIRDGPDHTGDPSALVVLVEEELVVIDLQTEGWPVIQTPYLVPLHCSAITCSHHVSAIPLKLWERVLSAGALQNTHYSKKPWPITGGQNLSPDAPQRDLLLTGHEDGTVRFWDASGVCLYPMYKLSTAGVFLTDAEPNDNMNQGTEGEWPPFRKVGCFDPYSDDPRLGVQKIHLCKYSGYLTVAGTAGQILVLELNDEAAEQTVEATVADLLQGQEGFRWKGHTRLEVKEEPVMFPPGFQPFALVQCQPPAVVTALTLHSEWKLVTFGTSHGFGLYDYQQKNTVLVRCTLNPSDQLAMEGPLSRVKSIKKSLRQSFRRIRRSRVSLRKHHVNSAAKVQEANARLEAELAEMELAPVQRKIEARSSDDSFTGLVRTLYFADTFLSDSSHHTPSLWAGTNGGSVLAYQLRLPPVERRAEDPVSAHPAKEIQLMHRAPVVGIVVLDGHGSPLPEPLEVAHDLARSADMQGCHQLLVISEEQFKVFTLPKVSAKMKLKLTAIDGSRVRRVGVAWFGSSRSEDYGESGLTVLTNQGDLHVVSLPGVKLQVQYPCIRREDVSGIASCVFTKHGQGFYLISPSEFERFSLSARCVVEPRSLVEVPSQTPSTTLPRAQPDGPSVAHRNSTRATDDVEGSARRVMEHALLNDETTHDHPTARFIITNLTHGNCQSSLCVCGLTCSFLTAVLQEIQKSLEGYQPTFLENNVKSALAGGKVLTNGD; this is translated from the exons ATGAAGAGGTTTAGGAGACATGGACAGGAGTCCCACAGAGATCGGATCAAACAGGAGCTCTATGGGTTCAACAAG ACGGTGGAACATGGTTTTCCCCACCAGCCCAGTGCTCTGGTCTTCAGTCCCAGTCTACAGCTCCTGGCCATCGGCACACGCTCCGGCGCCATCAAACT TTATGGGGCTCCAGGTGTAGAGTTCATGGGTCTACATGATGAGAACGCTGCCGTCACACAGGTCCACTTCTTACCACAGCAG GTTGACTTGGTCACTCTGTTGGATGACAACAGTCTCCACATGTGGACCCTCAGAGCTCACCAAGGAGTCTCTGAGCTGCTGGAGATAGGACGCTTCACACTTACTGGACCCCCGGG GGCTCCTCCCAGTGTGACTCGTGTGACGGCGGTGCTGACCCACTCCTCTGGGGACCTGTTGTTTCTGGGAACAGAGGGGGGACACGTGTTCGTGGTGGAGGTACCGGGCTTCAGAGAACTAGAggagaggaacattagcctgGAGAATGTCaccaacag TTTACCAGAGGACTATGGAGGTCGTAGGAGCTTGGAGCATGTCGAGTCCTTACAGGAGAATCCTGTCAACCCACGCCAGGTTCTGATTGGCTACGGACGAGGCATGATGGTCATCTGGGACCTGGAGCGCCAATCAGCCGTCAAACACATCCCCGCTACTCAG CAACTAGAGAGCGTGTGGTGGACGGAGGACGGCGGCCATGTTCTCAGTTCCCATAGCGACGGGAGCTACTGTCGCTGGATGGTGGCCGGGGAGGGGACACAGAGCGAACAGGAGAAGTCCGAAGTACCGTACG GCCACTTCCCCTGTAAGGCCATCTCTAAAATCATCCAGCTCCCTACTGAACAAGG GCCTCCGTTCCTGTTCCTCAGTGGCGGCATGCCCCGGGCCAGCTACGGAGACAGACACTGTATCAGTGTGATCCACAGTAAAACACACGTGGCTCTGGACTTCACCTCCAGAATCATCGACTTCTTCGTCATCAGAGACGGACCAGACCATACAG gCGACCCCAGTGCGTTGGTGGTCTTAGTAGAAGAGGAGTTGGTAGTGATAGATCTTCAGACTGAAGGGTGGCCAGTCATCCAGACTCCGTACCTGGTCCCTCTCCACTGCTCGGCCATCACCTGCTCCCACCATGTCTCTGCTATACCCCTGAAGCTGTGGGAGAGGGTCCTGTCTGCCGGAGCACTGCAGAACACACACTACTCTAAGAAG cCGTGGCCTATAACAGGAGGACAGAACCTGTCTCCCGACGCTCCTCAGCGAGACCTACTTCTCACAGG gcaCGAGGACGGTACGGTCCGATTCTGGGATGCGTCAGGAGTCTGTCTGTACCCCATGTACAAGCTGAGCACGGCAGGGGTGTTCCTCACTGACGCAGAACCCAATGACAACATGAACCAGGGCACGGAGGGAGAGTGGCCACCTTTCAGAAAG GTGGGTTGTTTTGACCCGTACAGTGACGACCCTCGCCTGGGCGTTCAGAAGATCCACCTGTGTAAATACAGCGGTTACCTGACTGTAGCTGGCACCGCTGGACAG ATCCTGGTGTTAGAGCTGAATGATGAGGCAGCGGAACAGACGGTGGAAGCCACGGTAGCTGACCTGTTACAGGGACAGGAGGGCTTCCGCTGGAAG GGCCACACGCGTCTGGAGGTGAAGGAGGAGCCGGTGATGTTCCCCCCAGGATTCCAGCCCTTTGCCCTGGTCCAGTGTCAGCCTCCGGCCGTGGTCACCGCCCTCACCCTGCACTCTGAGTGGAAACTAGTGACCTTCGGGACCAGCCACGGCTTCGGACTCTACGACTACCAGCAGAAAAACACCGTCCTCGTCAG GTGTACTCTGAACCCCAGTGACCAGCTGGCTATGGAAGGGCCTCTGTCCAGAGTAAAGAGCATTAAGAAGTCTCTCCGTCAGTCCTTCAGGAGGATCAGACGCAGCCGAGTGTCTTTACGCAAACACCACGTCAACAGCGCTGCtaag gTGCAGGAGGCCAATGCTCGTCTGGAGGCTGAGCTAGCAGAGATGGAGTTAGCTCCTGTTCAGAGAAAGATAGAGGCTCGATCCTCAGACGACTCCTTCACCGGCCTCGTTCGCACGCTGTACTTCGCTGACACCTTCCTCTCAgaca GCTCCCATCACACGCCCTCTCTCTGGGCAGGGACCAATGGGGGCTCGGTATTAGCCTACCAGCTCCGCCTACCGCCTGTGGAACGCAGAGCAGAGGACCCCGTCTCCGCCCACCCTG ctaaGGAGATCCAGCTGATGCACCGTGCTCCAGTAGTGGGCATCGTGGTGTTGGACGGCCACGGTTCCCCTCTGCCTGAGCCCCTGGAGGTGGCACATGACCTGGCCCGCTCAGCTGACATGCAGGGCTGCCACCAGCTACTGGTCATATCCGAGGAACAGTTTaag GTGTTCACCCTGCCCAAGGTGAGCGCTAAGATGAAGTTAAAGCTCACCGCCATCGATGGTTCGCGCGTGCGCAGGGTGGGCGTGGCCTGGTTCGGCAGCAGCCGCTCGGAGGACTATGGTGAGAGCGGCCTCACCGTCCTGACCAATCAGGGAGACCTCCACGTGGTGTCGTTGCCGGGGGTGAAATTGCAGGTCCAGTACCCCTGTATCCGCAGAGAGGACGTCAGCGGCATCGCATCCTGTGTCTTCACCAAACACGGACAGG gTTTCTACCTGATCTCTCCGTCTGAGTTTGAGCGTTTCTCTCTGTCCGCTCGCTGTGTGGTGGAGCCCAGGTCTCTAGTGGAGGTGCCCTCCCAGACACCCAGCACCACCCTGCCTCGGGCGCAGCCTGACGGGCCGTCTGTGGCGCACAG AAATTCCACGCGGGCCACCGATGACGTGG AGGGCTCTGCTAGACGTGTGATGGAGCATGCTTTGCTGAATGACGAGA CAACCCACGACCACCCTACCGCACGTTTCATCATAACCAACTTAACTCATGGCAACTGTCAATcgtcattgtgtgtctgtggtctgaCCTGTTCGTTCCTTACAGCGGTGCTTCAGGAGATCCAGAAATCTCTAGAAGGATACCAGCC GACGTTCCTGGAGAACAATGTGAAGAGTGCTCTCGCTGGAGGGAAGGTGCTGACCAATGGAG actga
- the LOC120046104 gene encoding LLGL scribble cell polarity complex component 2-like isoform X6 — MMRTLPSHRSTSYHSRAPPSVTRVTAVLTHSSGDLLFLGTEGGHVFVVEVPGFRELEERNISLENVTNSLPEDYGGRRSLEHVESLQENPVNPRQVLIGYGRGMMVIWDLERQSAVKHIPATQQLESVWWTEDGGHVLSSHSDGSYCRWMVAGEGTQSEQEKSEVPYGHFPCKAISKIIQLPTEQGPPFLFLSGGMPRASYGDRHCISVIHSKTHVALDFTSRIIDFFVIRDGPDHTGDPSALVVLVEEELVVIDLQTEGWPVIQTPYLVPLHCSAITCSHHVSAIPLKLWERVLSAGALQNTHYSKKPWPITGGQNLSPDAPQRDLLLTGHEDGTVRFWDASGVCLYPMYKLSTAGVFLTDAEPNDNMNQGTEGEWPPFRKVGCFDPYSDDPRLGVQKIHLCKYSGYLTVAGTAGQILVLELNDEAAEQTVEATVADLLQGQEGFRWKGHTRLEVKEEPVMFPPGFQPFALVQCQPPAVVTALTLHSEWKLVTFGTSHGFGLYDYQQKNTVLVRCTLNPSDQLAMEGPLSRVKSIKKSLRQSFRRIRRSRVSLRKHHVNSAAKVQEANARLEAELAEMELAPVQRKIEARSSDDSFTGLVRTLYFADTFLSDSSHHTPSLWAGTNGGSVLAYQLRLPPVERRAEDPVSAHPAKEIQLMHRAPVVGIVVLDGHGSPLPEPLEVAHDLARSADMQGCHQLLVISEEQFKVFTLPKVSAKMKLKLTAIDGSRVRRVGVAWFGSSRSEDYGESGLTVLTNQGDLHVVSLPGVKLQVQYPCIRREDVSGIASCVFTKHGQGFYLISPSEFERFSLSARCVVEPRSLVEVPSQTPSTTLPRAQPDGPSVAHRNSTRATDDVEGSARRVMEHALLNDETTHDHPTARFIITNLTHGNCQSSLCVCGLTCSFLTAVLQEIQKSLEGYQPTFLENNVKSALAGGKVLTNGD, encoded by the exons ATGATGAGAACGCTGCCGTCACACAGGTCCACTTCTTACCACAGCAG GGCTCCTCCCAGTGTGACTCGTGTGACGGCGGTGCTGACCCACTCCTCTGGGGACCTGTTGTTTCTGGGAACAGAGGGGGGACACGTGTTCGTGGTGGAGGTACCGGGCTTCAGAGAACTAGAggagaggaacattagcctgGAGAATGTCaccaacag TTTACCAGAGGACTATGGAGGTCGTAGGAGCTTGGAGCATGTCGAGTCCTTACAGGAGAATCCTGTCAACCCACGCCAGGTTCTGATTGGCTACGGACGAGGCATGATGGTCATCTGGGACCTGGAGCGCCAATCAGCCGTCAAACACATCCCCGCTACTCAG CAACTAGAGAGCGTGTGGTGGACGGAGGACGGCGGCCATGTTCTCAGTTCCCATAGCGACGGGAGCTACTGTCGCTGGATGGTGGCCGGGGAGGGGACACAGAGCGAACAGGAGAAGTCCGAAGTACCGTACG GCCACTTCCCCTGTAAGGCCATCTCTAAAATCATCCAGCTCCCTACTGAACAAGG GCCTCCGTTCCTGTTCCTCAGTGGCGGCATGCCCCGGGCCAGCTACGGAGACAGACACTGTATCAGTGTGATCCACAGTAAAACACACGTGGCTCTGGACTTCACCTCCAGAATCATCGACTTCTTCGTCATCAGAGACGGACCAGACCATACAG gCGACCCCAGTGCGTTGGTGGTCTTAGTAGAAGAGGAGTTGGTAGTGATAGATCTTCAGACTGAAGGGTGGCCAGTCATCCAGACTCCGTACCTGGTCCCTCTCCACTGCTCGGCCATCACCTGCTCCCACCATGTCTCTGCTATACCCCTGAAGCTGTGGGAGAGGGTCCTGTCTGCCGGAGCACTGCAGAACACACACTACTCTAAGAAG cCGTGGCCTATAACAGGAGGACAGAACCTGTCTCCCGACGCTCCTCAGCGAGACCTACTTCTCACAGG gcaCGAGGACGGTACGGTCCGATTCTGGGATGCGTCAGGAGTCTGTCTGTACCCCATGTACAAGCTGAGCACGGCAGGGGTGTTCCTCACTGACGCAGAACCCAATGACAACATGAACCAGGGCACGGAGGGAGAGTGGCCACCTTTCAGAAAG GTGGGTTGTTTTGACCCGTACAGTGACGACCCTCGCCTGGGCGTTCAGAAGATCCACCTGTGTAAATACAGCGGTTACCTGACTGTAGCTGGCACCGCTGGACAG ATCCTGGTGTTAGAGCTGAATGATGAGGCAGCGGAACAGACGGTGGAAGCCACGGTAGCTGACCTGTTACAGGGACAGGAGGGCTTCCGCTGGAAG GGCCACACGCGTCTGGAGGTGAAGGAGGAGCCGGTGATGTTCCCCCCAGGATTCCAGCCCTTTGCCCTGGTCCAGTGTCAGCCTCCGGCCGTGGTCACCGCCCTCACCCTGCACTCTGAGTGGAAACTAGTGACCTTCGGGACCAGCCACGGCTTCGGACTCTACGACTACCAGCAGAAAAACACCGTCCTCGTCAG GTGTACTCTGAACCCCAGTGACCAGCTGGCTATGGAAGGGCCTCTGTCCAGAGTAAAGAGCATTAAGAAGTCTCTCCGTCAGTCCTTCAGGAGGATCAGACGCAGCCGAGTGTCTTTACGCAAACACCACGTCAACAGCGCTGCtaag gTGCAGGAGGCCAATGCTCGTCTGGAGGCTGAGCTAGCAGAGATGGAGTTAGCTCCTGTTCAGAGAAAGATAGAGGCTCGATCCTCAGACGACTCCTTCACCGGCCTCGTTCGCACGCTGTACTTCGCTGACACCTTCCTCTCAgaca GCTCCCATCACACGCCCTCTCTCTGGGCAGGGACCAATGGGGGCTCGGTATTAGCCTACCAGCTCCGCCTACCGCCTGTGGAACGCAGAGCAGAGGACCCCGTCTCCGCCCACCCTG ctaaGGAGATCCAGCTGATGCACCGTGCTCCAGTAGTGGGCATCGTGGTGTTGGACGGCCACGGTTCCCCTCTGCCTGAGCCCCTGGAGGTGGCACATGACCTGGCCCGCTCAGCTGACATGCAGGGCTGCCACCAGCTACTGGTCATATCCGAGGAACAGTTTaag GTGTTCACCCTGCCCAAGGTGAGCGCTAAGATGAAGTTAAAGCTCACCGCCATCGATGGTTCGCGCGTGCGCAGGGTGGGCGTGGCCTGGTTCGGCAGCAGCCGCTCGGAGGACTATGGTGAGAGCGGCCTCACCGTCCTGACCAATCAGGGAGACCTCCACGTGGTGTCGTTGCCGGGGGTGAAATTGCAGGTCCAGTACCCCTGTATCCGCAGAGAGGACGTCAGCGGCATCGCATCCTGTGTCTTCACCAAACACGGACAGG gTTTCTACCTGATCTCTCCGTCTGAGTTTGAGCGTTTCTCTCTGTCCGCTCGCTGTGTGGTGGAGCCCAGGTCTCTAGTGGAGGTGCCCTCCCAGACACCCAGCACCACCCTGCCTCGGGCGCAGCCTGACGGGCCGTCTGTGGCGCACAG AAATTCCACGCGGGCCACCGATGACGTGG AGGGCTCTGCTAGACGTGTGATGGAGCATGCTTTGCTGAATGACGAGA CAACCCACGACCACCCTACCGCACGTTTCATCATAACCAACTTAACTCATGGCAACTGTCAATcgtcattgtgtgtctgtggtctgaCCTGTTCGTTCCTTACAGCGGTGCTTCAGGAGATCCAGAAATCTCTAGAAGGATACCAGCC GACGTTCCTGGAGAACAATGTGAAGAGTGCTCTCGCTGGAGGGAAGGTGCTGACCAATGGAG actga